The proteins below are encoded in one region of Sedimentibacter sp. zth1:
- a CDS encoding cold-shock protein — translation MKTGTVKWFDSKKGFGFISCDDGNDVFVHFSAITSDGFKTLEEGQKVNFDIIDGQKGPQASNVTLA, via the coding sequence ATGAAAACAGGTACAGTTAAATGGTTTGATTCTAAAAAAGGTTTTGGTTTTATCTCTTGTGATGATGGAAATGACGTATTCGTACATTTTTCAGCTATCACTTCTGACGGATTCAAAACATTAGAAGAAGGACAAAAAGTAAACTTTGATATCATTGATGGTCAAAAAGGACCTCAAGCTAGCAATGTAACTCTTGCTTAG
- a CDS encoding LCP family protein, whose product MRRFFKVYFSTMVLYVCIAVIFIVGFLIVNRDIIVFPTFKQVVDNFTEEDNNNLSALEKAMKKSSIMNILVVGKENVRTDTIMVVSYDKKLKKANVLSVPRDTYYVREGYDNRQQKKINAIYQDEGIVGLKSAVESITKLPIQKYVSVDYNAVIKVVDILEGIEVDVPFNMVYTDPMDTPPLEINISQGLQVLDGENALKFLRFRQNTDGTGYPNGDIGRIKTQQEFIKTAIRKTLSFKLPAVINESFKYIDTDFTLTEILTLATGLGGFKTDSLQTNIIDYYTKTMDGLSYVVPNEDGINNYLYTLYGVQEEDNTGFIQIINDTDSNSDIEVNNGNGQNN is encoded by the coding sequence ATGAGACGATTTTTTAAGGTTTATTTTTCGACTATGGTATTATACGTATGTATAGCTGTAATCTTTATAGTTGGATTTTTAATTGTTAATAGAGATATAATTGTATTTCCAACATTTAAGCAAGTAGTAGATAATTTTACAGAAGAGGATAATAACAATTTATCTGCTTTGGAAAAAGCTATGAAGAAAAGCTCTATAATGAATATTTTAGTAGTGGGAAAAGAAAATGTGCGTACAGATACTATAATGGTTGTTAGCTATGATAAGAAATTAAAAAAAGCTAATGTACTTTCTGTTCCTAGAGATACTTATTATGTGAGAGAAGGGTATGATAATAGGCAACAGAAAAAAATAAATGCTATATATCAAGATGAAGGAATAGTTGGGTTGAAAAGTGCAGTAGAAAGTATAACAAAATTGCCAATACAAAAATATGTTTCTGTAGATTATAATGCGGTTATAAAGGTAGTAGATATACTTGAAGGGATAGAAGTTGATGTTCCGTTTAATATGGTATATACTGATCCAATGGATACACCACCATTAGAAATTAATATTTCTCAAGGACTACAGGTTCTAGATGGTGAAAATGCTTTAAAATTTTTAAGATTCAGACAGAATACAGATGGCACAGGTTATCCTAATGGAGATATTGGAAGAATAAAAACTCAGCAGGAGTTTATAAAAACAGCGATTCGAAAAACGTTAAGTTTTAAATTGCCAGCAGTAATAAACGAATCATTTAAATACATAGACACAGATTTTACATTGACAGAAATTTTAACATTAGCTACGGGACTAGGCGGATTTAAAACGGATAGTTTACAAACAAATATTATAGATTATTATACTAAAACAATGGATGGTTTATCATATGTAGTTCCAAATGAAGATGGTATAAATAATTATCTTTATACATTGTATGGAGTTCAAGAAGAAGATAATACCGGTTTTATTCAAATAATTAATGATACAGATAGCAATAGTGATATTGAAGTAAATAATGGAAATGGTCAAAATAATTAA
- a CDS encoding LCP family protein — MRFLKVFLTTFLISCVVLGIGLFSYFKFFNPLDNIIDNGQNSNISDKEIDNDPNLTPLEKAILKSKRINVLIVGLEHVRTDTIMVASYDRENKKADIISVPRDTFYEREGYTNPASKKINAVYQSENIDGLIDAVENLLGIPIHKYVTVDYQAVVKGVDSLGGVEVNVPFKMVYSDPYDTPPLYINIPAGLQLLDGENSLKFLRYRHGYKQGDIGRIKAQQEFVKQTVKKLISFKLPTFIREVYPYVKTNFSISELIALGGDAIGFTMDGLNTNLLPGVGKYIGNVSYYIPNYEEALNLTYKLYGLIDDEPEVENLNNEDDN, encoded by the coding sequence ATGCGTTTTTTAAAAGTTTTTTTAACAACATTTCTTATATCGTGTGTAGTATTAGGAATAGGTTTATTTTCATATTTTAAATTTTTCAATCCTTTGGATAATATAATAGATAATGGACAAAATTCGAATATTAGTGATAAAGAGATTGACAACGATCCAAATCTTACACCTCTAGAAAAAGCAATACTTAAGAGTAAAAGGATAAATGTCTTGATAGTTGGCTTAGAGCATGTAAGGACAGACACTATAATGGTAGCTAGTTATGATAGAGAAAATAAGAAGGCAGATATTATTTCTGTACCTAGAGATACATTTTATGAAAGAGAAGGATATACAAATCCAGCAAGTAAAAAGATAAATGCAGTTTATCAAAGTGAAAATATTGATGGTTTAATTGATGCAGTTGAAAATTTATTGGGAATTCCAATACACAAATATGTTACAGTTGATTATCAAGCCGTAGTAAAAGGTGTAGATTCCTTAGGGGGAGTTGAAGTAAATGTACCATTCAAGATGGTTTATAGCGATCCTTATGATACACCTCCATTATATATTAATATACCGGCAGGTTTGCAATTGTTAGACGGAGAGAACTCTTTAAAGTTTCTTAGATATAGGCATGGTTATAAACAAGGTGATATAGGAAGAATAAAAGCTCAACAAGAATTTGTAAAACAAACAGTAAAAAAATTAATAAGTTTTAAATTGCCAACATTTATACGAGAAGTTTATCCTTATGTAAAAACTAATTTCTCAATTTCTGAATTAATTGCATTAGGTGGAGATGCTATTGGATTTACAATGGATGGATTAAATACTAATTTATTGCCAGGTGTAGGAAAGTATATAGGGAATGTTTCTTATTATATACCTAACTATGAAGAAGCATTAAATCTAACGTATAAATTGTATGGTTTGATTGATGATGAACCTGAAGTGGAAAATTTAAATAATGAAGATGACAATTAA